CCTACTTTGGATCGCTTGAGGAAATCCCGAGTAAATGAAGCACCTTTTCGGACAAAAATTCTTCCTTTGACCGTTTGCTGCTTGGTACTGGTAGCATCTATTTTGGTTTAGGTTTCTCTTctcttagaaaataaaaaagcttcATTTAAAGGAACTTTAAAATGAGGATGTTTTAGAAAACCAACTCGAAATACAGTTGTTGCCCGCCTCGTGTTCGTATAACCTCAACAGTCGTTTTGTCTGTCAAATCGATGGAAGATTTAAAATCCTGCCTTGTCCTctcactctttccctttttccacACCCAGTTGACAAAGCTCCGCACCTTGTCACACCAGGCACTCTTCCAATGATTCCGAGATACGGCTCTCGCTCTTTTCTGGATAGCATAACGTGTTCGACCTTTCGATGGACGCTGGATTATCTCCGCAAGGGTAAGCTTCTAGATGCACGGAACGTGCTCGAGAGAATGCCCGACAGAGGACCTCATGGCCGAGTCGGGCACTGGACATCGCTGCTATCGAGATTTTCTAAATTTGGTTTCATTGATGAAGCTAAAGCTCTCTTCGACATCATGCCGAAGAAAAACCAAGTGACATATAATGCAATGTTGTCTGGGCTCGTTCAAAGTGGGAGAATTAGTGAGGCTTGTAGCTTTTTCGAGCAAATGCCGGAGAGAAATGTCGTGTCATGGACTTCAATGCTTTGTGGGTATGCGAATGTGGGGAGGATTGATGAGGCGAAGAGGTTGTTCAGTGCTATGCCGGAGAGGAATGTTGTCTCTTGGAACGCCATGGTTGTTGGGTTGATTAGGAATGGCAATTTGGACGAAGCTAAGTGGGTTTTTGATGCAATGCCTATAAGGGATGTAATTTCTTGGAATGCTATGATTTCTGGGTACACTGAGAATTTCAGAATGGAAGAAGCTAGGAATTTGTTTGAAGAAATGGAGGAAAGGAATATTGTTACTTGGACCATTATGGTAACTGGTTATTGTAGAATTGGAAATGTAGAAGAAGGTTATACTTTGTTCAAGAGAATCCCCGAGCAGAATGTTGTTTCTTGGACTGCCATGATTGGAGGGTATGCCTGGAATGGCTTCTACAGAGAGGCTCTGTCTATTTTTctagaaacaaagaagaatttCAATCTCGAACCAAACAAGGAAACCTTCATCTCGCTCGCATATGCCTGTGCTGGAGTTGGATTTAGTCACCTTGGCAAGCAGCTACATGCAAACTTGATACTCAGAGGACTGGAgtctgatgatgatgatgggagGCTAAGCCAAAGTTTGATACACATGTACACTTCGTTTGGAGTAATGGACTTTGCTCATCACATTGTTGTCGGAAACATAAAGAGCTGCTCTGCCCAGTTGTGTAATTTGATGATTAACGGTTATATTCGGAGTGGACAGTTGGAAAAGGCTAACAATTTCTTTGTCACGGCACCTATGTGTGATAGGATCTCATGGACATCCATGATTGATGGTTATTTGAGTGTTGGACAAGTTTCTAAAGCACGTGAGCTCTTCGACGTCATGCCTGATAGGGATGCTGTGGCATGGACAGCAATAATATCAGGTTATGTCCATAACGAGTTGATTGTTGAGGCTATTGACTTGTTCTCTGAAATGCGGAGTCAGGGGTTTCATCCTCTTAATCTTACATACGCAACTCTAATTGGAGCAGCTGGTGCAGTGGCAAATCTTGACCAGGGAAAGCAGTATCATTCACTCTTGCTGAAATCTAATTTTGAGCATGACCTGACCGTTCAAAACTCACTGATCTCTATGTATGCTAAGTGCGGGGAGATAGATGGTGCAAGTAGTATTTTCACGAGCATGATAGATCGGGATATTGTTTCGTGGAATTCCATGATCATGGGTTACTCGAACCATGGGTTGACGAATGAAGCTCTGCAGGTTTTTGAGTCCATGATAAAATGCGGAAGCCACCCAAATTCGACGACCTTCTTGGGGATTTTGTCAGCATGTAGTCATGGAGGGTTAGTTGACCGTGGGTGGGAGGAGTTCAATTCCATGAGGGACGTCTATGCAATTACTCCAGGCCTGGAGCACTATATCTGCATGATTGATCTCTTGGGCCGTGCAGGAAAACTAGAGGAAGCTGAAGACTTCGTGCTGCGGCTGCCTTTCGAACCAAATTCAGCTGTTTGGGGGGCTCTTCTTGGTGTATGCGGattaaagaaaaattccaaaattgcTGCCCGTGCTGCCAAGAAGCTTCTTGAACTGGATCCTTTAAATGCACCAGCCCATGTGGTGCTGTGTAACGTATGTGCAGCAAATGGAcagtacatcgatgagacaaTTTTGAGGAAGGAGATGGGTCAGAAGGGTGTACGGAAAACTCCTGGATGCAGTTGGATACCACTGAAGGGGAGAGTTTATTTGTTCCTATCAGGGAGTAAAATATCTTTGGAAGCTGATGAAATGCTATCTCTCCTGCTTGGAAATCTTGATGAGTGAGACTGTTTTATGGATTACATCTAATAACTCTCTGTGCGTCTATTCTGAACTGCATCGGTCAACAGGATTCTTGTTGGTACACACGCAATTCGCATTGGTTGTGTGAGACCAGTCATTAACATGCCGCCAGTTGCACAATTTGCATATAGGATAGTAATAAATGGAGAGAAGATGGAGCTGTTTTGTGAAAGCTTGAGGAGAAACCAGCTGAATAACAAGGTGTAGACATAGCAAAGCAGCGAAGATCAGAAACTATTGCTGCGAAAAAAAGTTTGCAATATCAACAAATTTGGCGTACGGAGGTAACTATCGTTACTCAGTTTTGGAGTGAGATTGTCATTAACAAAacagaaatgcaatttttgattTTAAGTTTCACATTAGGCGTGAACCAGCAAAGGGACTGAGCTTACCACACCCAATCCTCAAAATGAAAGTAAGTTGTAGGCTTCTTGGATTCAATGTTGAAATTGAGGAATGTGCATTATCCATACGAGAGATTCTACTGACAGATACAAATCTTCCCTGATCATCGTCGTCGCAATCTTTTCCAGTTGTTTTTATGGGGGGTTATAGATATCATACTTGATCATTCATAATTTTGCCGCTTCCATTCACAGGCTTGAAACATTAGGGTTAATCTGTTGGGACTAGGGATTTCCCTGTACTAGGATATCTGTTGCATAACAGAGGACTTCGTGTTTGTGCCGACAGACTTCGTCGACATCATATTCATTATCAAATTAAGATGGAACAGCATTCGTTCTCGTGCAAGCACTCGATGACTTATCCAGTTGAATGCCACTGAGCTTTTGATGGGAGCCCCTCTTCTGAGATTCTTAGCATTGATAATGCAGACATCTTGCTTGGAGCTTCTTCTCATTATCAATCATAGTGAATTACTATGCAGGCATCTCGGAGAATGCCGATGTTGCAGATCTCACCTTGTTCTCTTACATTCTGTTTTTCTGGTTTACCGATGCATTGTGAAGATCGAAACTTTGCCAAGATTACAATCCCGCAATGCTTAATCAAGAGAATTTCTGCATCTACAATGTGGGAAGGTAACTGCAAACTTTATATGTTGGACAAGTTCATTTACAATTTATCTTTAAGCTGTATAATTTTAGTGTGTTGCTCGCAGGTTGTTCATTTGAGAATTGTGCAAGTGCAAAGCATCAAATCAGGGCCATTTCGTTCGATCAAATCGTACCCAGCGATATCAAGAACGTCCCTTCACAGCAGCACTCAAATTTATTTCACGAAGATTGCTCGTTTCCTAAGATAATGGAGTCACATTTTTTACCCAATCCAGACACAGAAAAAGATGCTCATATGAATCATCATCCTCAACAGTCGTCATCTATATAAAAGCAAAAATCATATCTTTTACCCCTCAATCCCAGACATCGAACGACAATCCCAACAATTCACACTCTTATTGTACAAAGCAGGACACCCAAAAGCGGGTTgctttcctcctcctctcagAAGACCACGCGAAACTGCGGCGCATCGGAGCCGGCCGCCGGGAGGACCTCCCAGCGGCAGGGCTCGAGGTCGTCGGAGACGGGACAGTACCCTGCGAGGGTGACCTtgtcggcggtggcggcgacggACCCGAACTCGAAGACGGTGACGCCGGCCGGCCGGGGGACCTCGACGGCGCCGTTCATGCCCGGAGCTTCGGAGGGCGAGTTCGGAGCAGTCGACGCGTTGGAGGGCTTGGGCTGGGATTGAGGTTTGGGAGAGCCTCTGAACCAAGAGAGAAGACCCATGGCGTGTCTGTGGGATGCCGCTGCGAGTGATTCCCTGTTGGATGTTTGTGGATTAGGGTTTTGCAGGATTTGGGGATTGTTTTTGTGGGGAGGAAGGTCGTGAAAAGACATAAATGCCCTTCGTGGGTTTTCCCCCCACTGTCCGGCGGCAAAAATTGCCGTTCGAGGTTGAATGTTAGCTTACGTACAATCAACCGATGCCCGgtcaaaaaaagtaaaatcacactaatgatttctaaacttttaatttgattaatataatTGCTGAtctttaatttaatatgtaatgtggtctcGAGGGGAcgaagttgaatatgttccaacagtttagggatcatattaatcaaattaaaagtttagggatatTTTACATATTGCATTAAAGTTTATGgttcatattggtcaaattaaaaatttagggattacattacacatttgatcaaagtttaAAGACCATTTTTATcactatatataaaaaaaatagtgccTTTAATTGATCTTATTCTTTAAAAAACTTTTAACTTTATgtccagtcccaaatctatcatGAACTTTTTCTTATCTTagaaaaaactctcaacttttgaTCCAGTCCCAAATATGCTTTGAACTTTTCTTTGTCTCGGGAAAAGCCCCAAACTTTAGTTCTAATCCCAAATCCGCCTCAActtgtataaaaaaatttcgcaaaatttcaatttattctcaAATTTATCCAAGTGGTCCATCCTAACTTGATGTGGCATTTCCACATCGATAAAAAAACCATGTTGACAAAGTAATGATGCGATAGGTACAaatcaacgtggcattttcacgtaAATAACAAATTCACgccaataaaaattattgaaaattttcaaaaatgaaacCATTCTCGGATATGAAAAGTAAGGATGACTAATgatgatttttggacaaagggcTAATGGGGGTatatttgagattagagtaaaatttGGTTATTTTTCGCTTAGAAAAAAACATTCGGGGTAAATTTGGGAttaaacctaaagtttggggggttttttattaaacaaaaaaaagttcggggtacACTTGGGAATGGACTgaaagttggggattttttcCGAGACAATAGAAAGTTCAAGATAGATTTGGGGTTGGACATAAAGTTAAagattttttacgagacaaaaaagttCGAGACCggacttaaagttggatttattttttttttacggaattGGGAAGTGAATGGGGGAAGATGActtttctatatatattttaatataatttaattgatattagggaaaattttaaataaggagttgaaatgtttttatttttttaaaaaaagacattaagtggatattatttcaaataatggcataaaatgatgttattttcttaaataagggtctgaaataaatattatttcaaataaaggcatgaagtggcCAAATgcagtctcaaaaaagggcttggcCTTGAGGGCTGttttgtcatttgctttttgtttttctatctttttttgtccttgtttttactttttctgtttttcacataaaaaagataaaaagtggaagaaaaaaaaaatacaaagcaGGGGATTCGAAGGGACGTGCCTTCGTACTATTTTCTTGCGAACttgtccttctttttttttttttggtccaacgcGAACTTGTCCTTCGAAGAGTACAAACAGGGGGCAAAAATCGGGCCTTTTCACCTTCGTCTTCGTCGTCACTTCATCTTTTCAACCTCTCGCTCGAGCTTCATCCTCGTCTAttcattttgacaaaaaaaaaaaaaaaaaagtttagttcTTCACCAAActcaaatctctttttttttttttttttcatttcaatggCACCTAAAAAGTACGGGCAGCCCTCCTCTCTGTGGCCCCCGCCCCATCCCCAGAGGCGAGGGCCAACAAGCCCTCGCCCCTATCTGGACAAGGGCCGCGGCCCTCTCCCAATTCCAGCAAGGGCCAACAAACCCTCGTCTCTCGCCTGCGAAATCGCTGGCCACATGTAGGGGGGGGACAACTTTCctgccagttttttttttttttaactttcaatttttaaatttttgtaaaaaatagaaaaacgaaaaaacaaagatgaaaaagattaaaaaaataaaaaaagcgaATGAAAAAAGTGCTATTGAAGTTAGGCTCCCTTTTTGAGACTATATTGTCATGTTGGGTACTTGTTTGAAGCAAGTTATGTCACTTCAAATTCTCATTTGAAACAACGTTTATTTCGgatctttatttaagaaaataatagtACTTcgggtttttatttgaaattttcccttgatattatgatttggaccaaaatgacattgttttagatttatatttcatgttttaataAATTGAATAACATGTAGgagataaaaaaatagaaataaaaaagcaCGTTAGCATTTAAgttgaacaaaattaaagaagggatttaatttcatcaatttgacaagttttagaacttggttgcacttttttaagttttaagaTACAATTGTGCTTTCACGATAAATTTTAGGGCTTCTGGTgaacttgtctttttttttttttttttcctcctaacTAAATAAGAGCTGGTCTTGGACACCTCTGGTCTTGGACTACTTCGATGCGGTGGAACTGCTGGTGGGACATTTAACTAATTTGGTCGATTGGGACATCGATGAAAACAAAGCTTTTAACTTGTATTTCTATGTAAGAAATGTGGATAGCCACATGTTTGGTTCTAACACCAAATTATTCAGCGCAAAATCTACTGTGCAAAGCAGTGCTCACATGCCAGCTGCGTAATAGCCAAAACTCTGATGACTCACCCTAAGCGCGGGAGACTACTATACTTGCTTACCCGGCGGTAGCCAACCGAAATCGACATGAAGTGGGGCACTCCCTTAAGTTGAGAGAATatattttccttcccttcttcttaaGAAATGCCCTTGAATTTTACATTCTAAAGTTCGGATGAAGCATTTTAAGGTCGT
This sequence is a window from Rhodamnia argentea isolate NSW1041297 chromosome 3, ASM2092103v1, whole genome shotgun sequence. Protein-coding genes within it:
- the LOC115743197 gene encoding pentatricopeptide repeat-containing protein At1g32415, mitochondrial isoform X1, coding for MIPRYGSRSFLDSITCSTFRWTLDYLRKGKLLDARNVLERMPDRGPHGRVGHWTSLLSRFSKFGFIDEAKALFDIMPKKNQVTYNAMLSGLVQSGRISEACSFFEQMPERNVVSWTSMLCGYANVGRIDEAKRLFSAMPERNVVSWNAMVVGLIRNGNLDEAKWVFDAMPIRDVISWNAMISGYTENFRMEEARNLFEEMEERNIVTWTIMVTGYCRIGNVEEGYTLFKRIPEQNVVSWTAMIGGYAWNGFYREALSIFLETKKNFNLEPNKETFISLAYACAGVGFSHLGKQLHANLILRGLESDDDDGRLSQSLIHMYTSFGVMDFAHHIVVGNIKSCSAQLCNLMINGYIRSGQLEKANNFFVTAPMCDRISWTSMIDGYLSVGQVSKARELFDVMPDRDAVAWTAIISGYVHNELIVEAIDLFSEMRSQGFHPLNLTYATLIGAAGAVANLDQGKQYHSLLLKSNFEHDLTVQNSLISMYAKCGEIDGASSIFTSMIDRDIVSWNSMIMGYSNHGLTNEALQVFESMIKCGSHPNSTTFLGILSACSHGGLVDRGWEEFNSMRDVYAITPGLEHYICMIDLLGRAGKLEEAEDFVLRLPFEPNSAVWGALLGVCGLKKNSKIAARAAKKLLELDPLNAPAHVVLCNVCAANGQYIDETILRKEMGQKGVRKTPGCSWIPLKGRVYLFLSGSKISLEADEMLSLLLGNLDE
- the LOC115743197 gene encoding pentatricopeptide repeat-containing protein At1g32415, mitochondrial isoform X2; protein product: MLSGLVQSGRISEACSFFEQMPERNVVSWTSMLCGYANVGRIDEAKRLFSAMPERNVVSWNAMVVGLIRNGNLDEAKWVFDAMPIRDVISWNAMISGYTENFRMEEARNLFEEMEERNIVTWTIMVTGYCRIGNVEEGYTLFKRIPEQNVVSWTAMIGGYAWNGFYREALSIFLETKKNFNLEPNKETFISLAYACAGVGFSHLGKQLHANLILRGLESDDDDGRLSQSLIHMYTSFGVMDFAHHIVVGNIKSCSAQLCNLMINGYIRSGQLEKANNFFVTAPMCDRISWTSMIDGYLSVGQVSKARELFDVMPDRDAVAWTAIISGYVHNELIVEAIDLFSEMRSQGFHPLNLTYATLIGAAGAVANLDQGKQYHSLLLKSNFEHDLTVQNSLISMYAKCGEIDGASSIFTSMIDRDIVSWNSMIMGYSNHGLTNEALQVFESMIKCGSHPNSTTFLGILSACSHGGLVDRGWEEFNSMRDVYAITPGLEHYICMIDLLGRAGKLEEAEDFVLRLPFEPNSAVWGALLGVCGLKKNSKIAARAAKKLLELDPLNAPAHVVLCNVCAANGQYIDETILRKEMGQKGVRKTPGCSWIPLKGRVYLFLSGSKISLEADEMLSLLLGNLDE
- the LOC115743198 gene encoding uncharacterized protein LOC115743198 produces the protein MSFHDLPPHKNNPQILQNPNPQTSNRESLAAASHRHAMGLLSWFRGSPKPQSQPKPSNASTAPNSPSEAPGMNGAVEVPRPAGVTVFEFGSVAATADKVTLAGYCPVSDDLEPCRWEVLPAAGSDAPQFRVVF